One genomic segment of Cherax quadricarinatus isolate ZL_2023a chromosome 30, ASM3850222v1, whole genome shotgun sequence includes these proteins:
- the LOC128692566 gene encoding uncharacterized protein isoform X2 — MSSVVLVVLVTSCVTQCWASPQHKYQEGTKEKQQPPHDTTDAVYRTPGTDDHKFEYHMVEGAPAWNQRSREWNDEVTTSGSYTVKLPDGRVQRVTYTADEHGFRPVITYQHPEGGTDYHEWKKTNVEKKAEGKSHDKKITMAEDGKDYMKDHHHHLKVDYNLEEMSKQISPSAESPESLYMPFSEDTSVHTQMYDSPRHSYSPHNIPMMGKHQPVASKSSETSPSLSQHATRSSLSATYMAEKYQLHDQPEYMKNIGSSGAKHNQEKPMIYRFNSPRPTHQPMGSRNSEYMDMRKPTNGQSKSYMLMTDTDMTRPSDSLHMKDKSMKQDVNTKKNKEIYRPIYRQDMDDFEKMKPFPYLSKMKPTEHKKESSDSSKEDDKSYEGKEPSYMEMISSVLPPNKPFVASNYYPSSLSSLISFPSLTVSRPRGSSFAAPEYTPDSIHLLEASHKMAAMKHPSSPSQPRGYHPQSVSPPSSYDHYSDNHNSPPQFTYLPYSYPHIPPHHHPHRSYYKPSAASPHQLSHFHSLTSHAQFPSTKSYSSQLHTSHPPTVPHSFYAHPHEAPENIMKTGDRDNMN, encoded by the exons ATGTCatctgtggtgctggtggtgctggtgacctcTTGTGTCACACAGTGCTGGGCCAGCCCACAGCACAAGTACCAAGAGGGAACAAAGGAGAAGCAGCAGCCTCCACACGACACAACCGATGCCGTCTACAGAACCCCG GGTACAGATGACCACAAATTCGAATATCATATGGTGGAGGGTGCGCCAGCATGGAACCAGCGCAGTCGtgagtggaatgatgaagtaactaCAAGCGGCTCTTATACCGTCAAACTACCAGACGGCCGTGTTCAGAGGGTCACTTACACTGCTGATGAACACGGCTTCAGACCAGTGATAACATATCAACACCCTGAAGGAGGCACTGACTATCACGAATGGAAAAAAACGAATGTTGAGAAGAAAGCAGAAGGAAAATCCCATGACAAAAAAATAACGATGGCAGAGGACGGGAAAGATTATATGAAggatcatcaccatcacttgaAAGTGGATTATAATTTAGAAGAGATGAGTAAACAAATTAGTCCATCTGCAGAAAGTCCAGAAAGTCTATATATGCCTTTTAGTGAGGATACATCAGTTCACACTCAGATGTATGATTCCCCAAGACATAGTTACAGTCCACACAATATTCCAATGATGGGTAAACATCAACCAGTAGCAAGCAAGTCCTCTGAGACTTCCCCTTCGCTTAGCCAACATGCCACGAGAAGCTCACTTTCTGCTACTTATATGGCAGAGAAATATCAACTCCATGATCAACCtgaatatatgaaaaatattGGATCTTCAGGTGCAAAGCATAACCAAGAGAAACCTATGATCTATCGCTTTAATTCTCCACGTCCCACCCATCAGCCGATGGGTTCACGAAATtcagaatacatggacatgaggAAGCCGACTAATGGACAGAGTAAATCGTATATGTTAATGACTGATACCGATATGACTAGACCAAGCGACAGTCTCCATATGAAAGATAAAAGCATGAAGCAGGATGTTAACACGAAGAAGAACAaagaaatatacagaccaatatATCGTCAAGACATGGATGACTTCGAAAAGATGAAACCGTTTCCATACTTGTCGAAGATGAAGCCAACTGAACACAAAAAAGAATCATCAGATTCGTCGAAAGAGGATGACAAAAGCTACGAAGGCAAAGAACCATCGTATATGGAGATGATTTCTTCAGTGTTGCCTCCTAATAAGCCATTTGTTGCTTCCAACTATTACCCTTCGTCTTTATCTTCGCTTAtctctttcccttctctcactGTCAGCCGTCCTCGTGGATCTTCCTTCGCTGCGCCTGAATACACTCCTGATTCTATCCATCTGCTTGAAGCTTCACACAAGATGGCTGCCATGAAACATCCCTCCTCTCCATCACAACCCAGAGGCTACCATCCTCAATCAGTCTCACCACCATCTTCATACGATCATTATTCGGACAACCACAACTCTCCTCCTCAATTTACATACCTTCCATACTCATACCCTCATATTCCACCTCATCACCATCCCCATCGTTCCTACTACAAGCCCTCAGCAGCATCACCTCACCAACTGTCGCACTTTCACAGCTTGACAAGTCATGCACAGTTCCCATCCACCAAATCTTACTCATCTCAACTGCATACCTCTCACCCACCTACTGTACCTCATTCTTTCTACGCTCATCCACATGAAGCTCCTGAGAACATTATGAAGACTGGAGATAGAGATAACATGAACTGA
- the LOC128692566 gene encoding uncharacterized protein isoform X1, protein MQRYLGQMSSVVLVVLVTSCVTQCWASPQHKYQEGTKEKQQPPHDTTDAVYRTPGTDDHKFEYHMVEGAPAWNQRSREWNDEVTTSGSYTVKLPDGRVQRVTYTADEHGFRPVITYQHPEGGTDYHEWKKTNVEKKAEGKSHDKKITMAEDGKDYMKDHHHHLKVDYNLEEMSKQISPSAESPESLYMPFSEDTSVHTQMYDSPRHSYSPHNIPMMGKHQPVASKSSETSPSLSQHATRSSLSATYMAEKYQLHDQPEYMKNIGSSGAKHNQEKPMIYRFNSPRPTHQPMGSRNSEYMDMRKPTNGQSKSYMLMTDTDMTRPSDSLHMKDKSMKQDVNTKKNKEIYRPIYRQDMDDFEKMKPFPYLSKMKPTEHKKESSDSSKEDDKSYEGKEPSYMEMISSVLPPNKPFVASNYYPSSLSSLISFPSLTVSRPRGSSFAAPEYTPDSIHLLEASHKMAAMKHPSSPSQPRGYHPQSVSPPSSYDHYSDNHNSPPQFTYLPYSYPHIPPHHHPHRSYYKPSAASPHQLSHFHSLTSHAQFPSTKSYSSQLHTSHPPTVPHSFYAHPHEAPENIMKTGDRDNMN, encoded by the exons ATGCAGCGATACTTG GGACAGATGTCatctgtggtgctggtggtgctggtgacctcTTGTGTCACACAGTGCTGGGCCAGCCCACAGCACAAGTACCAAGAGGGAACAAAGGAGAAGCAGCAGCCTCCACACGACACAACCGATGCCGTCTACAGAACCCCG GGTACAGATGACCACAAATTCGAATATCATATGGTGGAGGGTGCGCCAGCATGGAACCAGCGCAGTCGtgagtggaatgatgaagtaactaCAAGCGGCTCTTATACCGTCAAACTACCAGACGGCCGTGTTCAGAGGGTCACTTACACTGCTGATGAACACGGCTTCAGACCAGTGATAACATATCAACACCCTGAAGGAGGCACTGACTATCACGAATGGAAAAAAACGAATGTTGAGAAGAAAGCAGAAGGAAAATCCCATGACAAAAAAATAACGATGGCAGAGGACGGGAAAGATTATATGAAggatcatcaccatcacttgaAAGTGGATTATAATTTAGAAGAGATGAGTAAACAAATTAGTCCATCTGCAGAAAGTCCAGAAAGTCTATATATGCCTTTTAGTGAGGATACATCAGTTCACACTCAGATGTATGATTCCCCAAGACATAGTTACAGTCCACACAATATTCCAATGATGGGTAAACATCAACCAGTAGCAAGCAAGTCCTCTGAGACTTCCCCTTCGCTTAGCCAACATGCCACGAGAAGCTCACTTTCTGCTACTTATATGGCAGAGAAATATCAACTCCATGATCAACCtgaatatatgaaaaatattGGATCTTCAGGTGCAAAGCATAACCAAGAGAAACCTATGATCTATCGCTTTAATTCTCCACGTCCCACCCATCAGCCGATGGGTTCACGAAATtcagaatacatggacatgaggAAGCCGACTAATGGACAGAGTAAATCGTATATGTTAATGACTGATACCGATATGACTAGACCAAGCGACAGTCTCCATATGAAAGATAAAAGCATGAAGCAGGATGTTAACACGAAGAAGAACAaagaaatatacagaccaatatATCGTCAAGACATGGATGACTTCGAAAAGATGAAACCGTTTCCATACTTGTCGAAGATGAAGCCAACTGAACACAAAAAAGAATCATCAGATTCGTCGAAAGAGGATGACAAAAGCTACGAAGGCAAAGAACCATCGTATATGGAGATGATTTCTTCAGTGTTGCCTCCTAATAAGCCATTTGTTGCTTCCAACTATTACCCTTCGTCTTTATCTTCGCTTAtctctttcccttctctcactGTCAGCCGTCCTCGTGGATCTTCCTTCGCTGCGCCTGAATACACTCCTGATTCTATCCATCTGCTTGAAGCTTCACACAAGATGGCTGCCATGAAACATCCCTCCTCTCCATCACAACCCAGAGGCTACCATCCTCAATCAGTCTCACCACCATCTTCATACGATCATTATTCGGACAACCACAACTCTCCTCCTCAATTTACATACCTTCCATACTCATACCCTCATATTCCACCTCATCACCATCCCCATCGTTCCTACTACAAGCCCTCAGCAGCATCACCTCACCAACTGTCGCACTTTCACAGCTTGACAAGTCATGCACAGTTCCCATCCACCAAATCTTACTCATCTCAACTGCATACCTCTCACCCACCTACTGTACCTCATTCTTTCTACGCTCATCCACATGAAGCTCCTGAGAACATTATGAAGACTGGAGATAGAGATAACATGAACTGA